A stretch of the Epinephelus fuscoguttatus linkage group LG2, E.fuscoguttatus.final_Chr_v1 genome encodes the following:
- the LOC125898811 gene encoding LOW QUALITY PROTEIN: WASP homolog-associated protein with actin, membranes and microtubules (The sequence of the model RefSeq protein was modified relative to this genomic sequence to represent the inferred CDS: inserted 1 base in 1 codon), with translation MVSVKIPDMSEVREVILRHANGGRCKQSQQLLRGRSETAXFKMNNVEIERLDSLEGWVAVKSNIFEEPETFKLGFIVQWNVIECKFAVTCHNRTLQRQKRKAEVVVGGDSQMSWAGLFSVNDLKHIHQQFTCVADVLATCFPDLSEFEDGNIWDLLFLNRRSGPGDDDERDFDTPCRKLEKYFSTAIDICGRKIVLDTLFTQDERDVEEYFENLQEFKRKTMQEEMSRAKGHVRQLLQSHGSTDRMVALLDIYDEEDEAYQDLVTVATTFFQYLLQPFRDMRELACLYKMEILKSLEFEDLGPKRIAALEKEAEEWRMKAEDAVASIQDITVTYFAQTSKALAGMLKQMEEDKCRFGAAAWASAAPRLEKLRFLLAKETLQHMRAMEMCLNRKKNGIRQRLSSLSGRDKSHRADSRSASEDTVDQLEIQFYETQLELYDTKFEILKNEEQLLVAQIDTVRRQIKELKEEVVYYDVCEDPEELQSMVQTSIHQTHSPAVTQLKRRLQTLETKRGNICARRAYLRNKKDQCMDANEQKQLSEKQSSIQFSLHHQVHLKREKRKEEEQRRKQWVDEQREKTLSRLRSFREKRQGQYILKTPQSRMSPSEVSCPSQPLSIISLGPPEGPPSVRPAPRRNKTPRKQQPKDIPVQIFAAPAPPTSTCPTAPPPPPPPPPPPPPPPLPPAIPAQASPASDDTPMPLSEKEDPPFPAKNMLKQNIGTMDEVLASLQRGQIQLRKVPVPRTASPAEDPRSSLMSAIRQGVTLKKMVPVRAEVPSGGDNELERSIKAAMMRMKKVAADSDEEDRGDDETRSADWDS, from the exons GGCTTTATCGTACAGTGGAATGTCATAGAGTGTAAGTTCGCCGTCACTTGTCACAACCGGACGTTACAACGGCAGAAACGCAAAGCTGAAGTTGTCGTCGGCGGCGACTCTCAGATGAGCTGGGCTGGACTCTTCTCCGTTAACGATTTGAAACACATCCATCAGCAGTTCACATGTGTGGCTGACGTGTTAGCGACCTGCTTCCCGGACTTGTCTGAGTTTGAGGACGGCAACATTTGGGACTTGCTCTTCCTGAACCGCAGGTCAGGTCCCGGAGACGACGACGAGAGGGACTTTGACACGCCGTGTCGGAAACTGGAGAAATACTTCAGCACAGCTATCGACATCTGCGGGCGGAAAATCGTGCTCGACACGTTGTTCACGCAGGACGAGCGGGATGTGGAGGAGTACTTTGAAAACCTGCAGGAGTTCAAGAGGAAGACGATGCAGGAGGAGATGTCGCGGGCCAAGGGTCACGTGCGACAG CTCCTGCAGAGTCATGGCAGCACAGACCGAATGGTGGCGCTGCTCGACATCTATGATGAGGAGGACGAGGCCTACCAGGACCTGGTCACTGTGGCCACCACCTTCTTCCAGTATCTGCTGCAGCCTTTCAGAGACATGAGAGAGCTGGCCTGCCTCTACAAGATGGAGATCCTG AAGTCTTTGGAGTTTGAGGACTTGGGTCCTAAGAGAATCGCAGCTCTGGAGAAGGAGGCGGAGGAGTGGAGAATGAAAGCGGAAGACGCAGTCGCCTCAATTCAAGACATCACTGTCACCTACTTTGCACAGACTTCAAAGGCTCTGGCTG GTATGTTAAAGCAGATGGAGGAGGATAAGTGTCGATTCGGAGCGGCTGCCTGGGCGTCTGCAGCTCCCAGACTGGAGAAACTGCGCTTCCTGTTGGCCAAGGAAACTCTGCAGCATATGAGAGCTATGGAGATGTGCCTCAACCGCAAGAAAAACGGCATCAGacaaagg CTGAGCAGCCTGTCTGGCAGAGACAAGAGCCACAGAGCTGACTCCAGGTCTGCATCTGAGGACACAGTGGACCAGCTGGAGATACAGTTCTACGAAACCCAACTGGAGCTGTACGACACCAAGTTTGAGATCCTGAAGAATGAGGAGCAGCTGCTCGTGGCTCAGATAGACACCGTGCGACGGCAGATTAAAG AATTGAAGGAGGAGGTGGTGTACTACGATGTGTGTGAGGATccagaggagctgcagagtaTGGTCCAAACAAGTATCCACCAAACACACTCTCCAGCTGTCACTCAGCTCAAAAGACGCCTACAAACCTTGGAGACCAAGAGAGGCAACATCTGTGCCCGGCGAGCTTACCTCCGCAACAAAAAG GATCAGTGCATGGATGCCAACGAGCAGAAGCAGCTGTCAGAAAAGCAGAGCTCCATACAGTTCAGCCTGCATCATCAGGTCCACCTG AAACgagagaagaggaaggaggaggagcagaggaggaaacagtgGGTGGACGAGCAGCGAGAGAAGACTCTGAGCAGATTACGCTCCTTCAGAGAG AAGCGACAGGGTCAGTACATCCTGAAGACTCCTCAGTCCAGGATGTCTCCTTCAGAAGTCTCGTGTCCCTCGCAGCCGCTGTCCATCATCAGCCTCGGCCCCCCTGAAGGACCCCCGTCCGTCCGCCCTGCACCCAGACGCAATAAAACACCCAGGAAACAGCAGCCTAAAGACATCCCTGTCCAAATCTTCGCTGCTCCCGCTCCTCCTACATCAACCTGCCCTACTGCACCTcctcccccaccaccaccaccaccacctccacctcccccaCCACTGCCCCCTGCCATACCTGCCCAAGCTTCGCCTGCCTCTGACGACACACCGATGCCTCTCAGTGAAAAAGAGGATCCTCCTTTTCCAGCCAAGAACATGCTCAAACAAAATATAG GAACAATGGATGAAGTGTTGGCCTCACTGCAGCGTGGACAGATTCAGCTTCGAAAGGTCCCCGTTCCCAGGACAGCGTCCCCTGCTGAGGACCCGAGGAGCAGTCTGATGTCTGCCATCCGACAGGGAGTCACCCTGAAAAAG ATGGTTCCTGTACGTGCAGAAGTCCCGAGCGGCGGAGACAATGAGCTGGAGCGCAGCATCAAGGCCGCCATGATGAGGATGAAGAAGGTGGCAGCAGACTCTGatgaggaggacagaggagacgaTGAGACACGCAGCGCAGACTGGGACAGCTga